DNA sequence from the bacterium genome:
TAGTCGTCATAGTTCGTGCATAAAAAAAGGGAATCCCAGACCATCCCTCCGTCGGTTGAACGCGCGATGATCGCCTGGCCGATATCCACTGAATCAGGCCAGCCTGATACGATCCAGCCCCTCAGAGTATCAATGAACGACACTCCGTACAGTTCTGGCAGGAAGGTGAATGGTGTGAAATTCACTTCCCAGTAGGCTCCACTGTTCGTGGTCCTCAAAATAACGCCGTCTCCGCCCACGGTCCAACCGTGATTAATATCAACGAATTCCACGCGCGTGGCGTATTTCGAACCACCTCCCCCAAGCTGGATCGCCCAGTTCTGACCGCCATCGCTGGTGTAACATATCTGCCCCAGGACACCGCATGTCCAGACGTTCTGGTTTCCAAAACAAGTGACATCGAAAAACCTGCGGTCGGCCGGGTTGGCCTGCTCGAACCAGTTCACACCGCCGTCGGTGGTTTTCAGGATAATCATGGTATCCAGGGTCACGACCCAACCTGTTGCATTGTCCGGTGCCAGGGTGCATCCATGGAAATTTTGGTATGCGAAACTGGCCGATAAACTCAGGCACCACAGCAGTCCCATAAATATCTTTATATTCCTCATCTATGCTCCTTTCGCGCTACCCATATTTTCACCTTGTTATAATGACTTTTTCAATTACCTTGTTCTCCCCCGATTGTAGTTCAATGAAATAAACACCGGCAGGAAGACGACGGCCCGCATCATCTGAACCGAACCAGGCGATTTGGTTAAATGGTTGAATGGTTAAATGGTTGAATTGTTTTGTTAACCTGCCAGTCGCATCGTAGATCCTTAATGAAATATTTGAATAATCCCCCCCTCTTTTATCCTCCCCCTCGAGGGGGGAGGGCAAGGGTGGGGGTGAATTTTGGAATTGGGAATTGGGAATTTGGAATTTAATTATAAGGTTGCTCCTGGCAGGATTCGGGAATATCTGCAGGTCGAGTTTTCCGCCTATTCCCGCCAGCTTCCCAAGTTCTTCCACTCCGGGATATGGATCCGGCTGGTCCGTGGTAAATTTGATCGCCCGGTTATTGATCAGGGCGGCCGCTCCCGCCGCGTACACATTGGCGTAAGTATACTCAAGACCTGACGTATGTCCGTAGTTCTCAATACCGCACGTGGCATAGTTATGCCAGTGGTCGTCATTGCTGATCTTCTTATACTGGTAGATTATTTCGCCGTCGCCGGTCTGGGTCGGATAATATGCCGGGTCATACAGGACGATCTCAAATGTCTGCAGTTCCGCCGGCACCGGCGAGGTCGGGTTGTGCAAATGCTGGATCCTCGACCACTCGGCAATGAAACGGTGGTTCGCGGCATCGCTATAATAACATACGTTCCCGCTGGAATCGGTGGCATTGGGATCAAGGTCGTCCCAGAACGCAGCCATGAGCAGCGGAGGCCCCAGGCTCGAGAGGATGTGCCAGTTGTACATATCCGCGATCCACGTCGAGTCCAGAGCGGCGTAACCATTGGAGCAGATCGAGATCTTGCTGTAATTCAACCCGTAATACTTGAAACTGAAAGGCAGCGCGACCGTGCGCGTCTGATCGTTCGCCAGCGTCAGGACAGTGCCGGACCCGCCCAGCGCCGGATCGACCTCGACCCAGCTGTAGGCCGGCGTCTCCGTGTACCCGGCGTCGGTATTGTCATAAGCGTAATAACCATAATCGTCAGGTCCTGACGGTGATGCGGTTGTCACCACTCCGATGGTCGTTGAAAAATAAACCGTGTCCCGGAAAGATTGATCTCCTGACAACAGGACATACATATCGATTACATGCCCGGGCGCGAGCTGCGGTGAAGCGTACACCGCAAAACGGTCGCTGGCGTTCTCCGCCGAATCACCAACTGGTATGGTGCCGAAAGCGCCCAGAGAATCATTGACCGAAACACCGGGGTTGCGCGACCTCAGGACCCCGGTAATATTGCCGCCGGCAAGTCGGCCTGAATTCACGATCCAGATACTGAGGTCGGAAGTTTCGCCAGGTTCCAGAACACCGTTCCCGCCGTCCACGATGCGGCAACGCTGTGCCCGGAACTGGGGAGCTTTAACTTCCACCCAGATCACGGAATTCCAGCTGCCCTGGCCAGACGTGACGTTCAGGTTGAATTTTATAATGCGACCATCCTTCGCGCCAGTCGATACCGAAAAAACATACGGTGAACCGGTCGCGGTCCCGCCCGGGCTGATCGCACCAAAGCTCTTTATCGAATCCGTTATGGTCACCAGGGGATCGCTGTCGGTCAGCTTCGCGGTCACGCCGGTAGCGGTTGTTGATGTGCCGTAATTCTTTAAGGTCACGGCCATCTGGATGGTCTCGCCTGGATTGGTCTCCCCATTGTTGTTGCCGCCGGGATCGCTTATCGTGTGGCTGAGATATCCGACATAGACGGCCGAATTATTGACCAGCAAGTATCCGCAGTAAGGGGCGCAGTTATGCTTGGAAACAGTGACGAATAAGGTATCGGGGGTCGTGGTGGAGATCTGAAAATATGCCATACCGCCGGCATCGGTGAAATCGACGGATTTGACCTCGTTTTGCTTGTATAGGCTGACCAGCGCGTCCTTTACAGGCTGCGACGATCCGGTTTGCACCGAAACCGAGATAGCGTTCGTGCCGACCGGCACGGACGACGCGTGGCTGACGTTAATGGACCGGGGTGCCGCGGTCCACAATTCGAGGGATGGATCACCCAGCAGGTTATAGGCGTTGAAATAATATTCCACGCCGCTGTCCGGCGACACTTCGAACGGGAAGTTGAAGTACACCTCCATTTTGCCCCGGTACGTCATTGGCCCAAAACTGTATATGCTGTCCTCGGTCAAACCCCAGTAGATCCCGTAATCCAGGCAGTTGTTCCACCGGCTATGGGTCGTTGGCGTCGTCGCGCCGAAGAAACCGACCGCGCCCTTCGGCGTTACGGGATTGCCGACGCGCAGCCAGGTCTCCGCGAAACACGCCGGGTAATTGAAATTGCAGGTATTGCAGACAATACTCGTTATTACGGGAAGTTTCCACCCGTTCGTGAGGGCTACGACGTCGGTGTTGGTAAAAGTGGGACGGTCCCATCCGTAGGGATCGGCAATACCGCCCCGGTAATTGATAATGCTGACACCCTGGTTCACGGCATTCGTGATCGCGGCCTGGCCGTTGGAAACAGGCGGATCGTATATAGTATCCACCGGGCTGATAGAATGTTGGAGCAGTTTCTCTCTGACCCACCGCTTGGTCGGTATCGGCGTGGTCATCGTATCGTAGGGATAATTGGCAGCGACCATGAGCGCGTGCTTGAACCATGTCGTGTCGGTCGTATAGGGCGTTTTTTCGTAACCCACGATCTTGGCGACCAGGGTCTGCAATTCATTGGCATTCGACACTGATAAACGGCCGACCATTATTTCGGCAATAAAGTCGCCGCCATCGATCAGGCCGTACAGATAATCAGTGATGTTGACCGGGTTTGCCGGCATCGCGAAAGCCGGCAAGCTGTCCTTATCGCCGACGAGGATGACATACTCGGGCGCAGGATCCCAGTTGTAATATGCGTTGCTGATATAATTTTTTATGGATGTGCTGGTATTCCCGGTCTGCGCCAGCGTGGCGACCGTGGTCGTCCAGCCCTTTTTTTCTTTCCAGTCAGCCAGCGGCAAAACCGCGTTGTAGAACGATGCAGGCGTAATGATCAATAAACCCTGCGGCTCGACATGAGGGTCATATTCATAATTCAGAATAAGATTTTTATAAACCGCTGCCTGGCTGGGCGCCAGCCGGACATTATCATAACCGCGGCATGCCAGGCGCAGCACTGCTTTTTTCAAGTTAATCTCCATCCCGCGCTCGACCACCCTGTTGCGGATAATGACCGGATATATCCGGTAGCCCGCCAGGATCATGGCATTTCCTATCTCCGCGAACCCTCCCGGTCCAACATAGTTCTGATCCCCGGAGCTTTCGATGGCAGTCGTATCACAGGCCATGGAGACAATGGTCAAGGCCGGTTCGGTGCTCGAGAATATGAACCTTGTTATCGTACCCGGTCCGGTCTCGCTGCCAGGTGTCAGGCTGATTTCCAGTGACGACGAGTTTTTGGCGAGAATATCTATCTGCGGATCAATACTTGCCGGTAGCAGCGCCGAAATGAGCACGTACGACAGAAGTACGGTCATGGTTGTGTTTCTTCCTGTATTATAACTAGCCCGAGGTCCCTGTCAACAAGACAGATCAAACCATTGTCCGTATGCACTTTGTACGCGTAGGGTGTCTTGATCTCGCCGTAAAGAACCGGCGCGGCCGGCTGCCCCACGTTAATGATCTGAAGACCGCCGCTCCCGTCAGCTACGAATGCCAGACTGTCCTGCACCGAGACTCCCTGAGCGTAGCCGGGCGTGTCATATGACCCGATGATCGCGGGGCTATCCAGGTCGCTCAGGTCGACGATCACCAGGCCGTCATACCCGTCCGCGATATAGGCATATGGCCCGGTAATGAACAAGCTGCGCGCGTTGGACGGCGTGTCCAGCTCGCTGACCAGTGCCGTGCTGTCGGGATGCTGGAGATTGTAGACCAGGAGTCCCATCTGCTCGCATACCAGATACGCAATGGAATCGATCACGAAAAGATCATGGACATTGCCCGGTGTCGAGAACCGACGCACATAGCTCGGGTACTGCGGCCAGCTCACATCTTCCACGATGAACCAGTAACGCGCGGCCACGTAAGCGTATTGCGTGTCCCCTTCCGGGGCCGCGATATTATAAGCGTAAAACCAGGCATCCTGACCTGCGAAAAGCGGATTGGACCGGTCACTCACGTTCAGGATCATCATACCGCCGTCGGAAGCGGCCACGGCGATGTAGGCAAAAGTGTCGCGGACTGAAACGCCCTGGAAGTTCTTCTGGGTGACATATGAACCAACGACAAAGGTCGATTCCGGATCGGCAATGGATACGATCTGCAGACCACCCTGGTCATTGGCTATATACGCGTAGCCGCCCTGGATGTCGACATCCCGGGAATATCCAGGCAACCGGCATTCGCTGATGATCACGAACGCGCCGGTATCATCGACCGGATGATGACAGGCGGCTAAGAAGCAGAGAATTGGGCAGAACAAAATGTTTCGTGCTTTCAGCATAGGGCCTCCTCAGTACGTGAATTCGATCCCGACACCCGCTGTTTGCTTACGGAAATTTTTGAGCTCGCCAACCTGGAGATAAGTGTCGGAAAAAGAATTTCTGAATTCGCATGAGTAGTTCAGAACAAGACGCAGTCCGGTCAGCACCGGGACTTCCCCGGCCAGACGGATCCGGTTCCCGAGGTCAGCCCGGCCGCTATGGGGCGAATCGATCAGCGACCCAAGGTCGGTCGTGAACAGCCGGTAAGCTATCAGGTAATCAAAAGTGACCTCAGAAAGCCGCGGCACCTTTGTCCTCATTGCCAGGATTATCCGGCCCTGGTGCTGAACATAGGAAATATCGGGCACTGGCCCCTGCGCCCTGGAATCCTTGAATTCATAGGACAATTCAGGTTCGAAATAATTACTTGCACGCAGCACCGTCTCCAGCTCGAACCGATAGCTCTCCGAATCATAAACGTCAAAACCCTCAATGTAATTATCAAACTCGCGTTTGAACGAAGCCGACGCGGTCATACCGGTTTTCACACGGTAGGTTCCTTTCATCGTTATCAGGTGCTCAGTGAACCGGCACCCTGCGTAATCAGTGCCCGCTGGTTCCTGGTAATAGCGGATCAGATAATCCGGCATGAACAGATAGTCGATCTTTACGGCGAAACGGCCGAACGCCTGTCTGATGCCGATATTGTAGACGGCATAGTTCTTTTCTTCGTTTATATAATAACCGCGGGTTGACAGCGCAAGGTTTGCGGTCGTGGTGCGTCCCTTTGTGGATTTATTCCTTAAAAGGAGTTCCAGACTGACGTCGTTAGTCAGATCATCGTAGGTCTCAAAAGGAAAACGTTCGGGATTCGTGTGTGCCATGAACTCGTCCAGATATTTCCGGGAATAGGAAAAAATATTGTCATCATACGACAGGATGGCTCGGGCGGATAGCGAGTAATCAAAGAACGCGAACAATGCCAATAAGAGCG
Encoded proteins:
- a CDS encoding C25 family cysteine peptidase, coding for MTVLLSYVLISALLPASIDPQIDILAKNSSSLEISLTPGSETGPGTITRFIFSSTEPALTIVSMACDTTAIESSGDQNYVGPGGFAEIGNAMILAGYRIYPVIIRNRVVERGMEINLKKAVLRLACRGYDNVRLAPSQAAVYKNLILNYEYDPHVEPQGLLIITPASFYNAVLPLADWKEKKGWTTTVATLAQTGNTSTSIKNYISNAYYNWDPAPEYVILVGDKDSLPAFAMPANPVNITDYLYGLIDGGDFIAEIMVGRLSVSNANELQTLVAKIVGYEKTPYTTDTTWFKHALMVAANYPYDTMTTPIPTKRWVREKLLQHSISPVDTIYDPPVSNGQAAITNAVNQGVSIINYRGGIADPYGWDRPTFTNTDVVALTNGWKLPVITSIVCNTCNFNYPACFAETWLRVGNPVTPKGAVGFFGATTPTTHSRWNNCLDYGIYWGLTEDSIYSFGPMTYRGKMEVYFNFPFEVSPDSGVEYYFNAYNLLGDPSLELWTAAPRSINVSHASSVPVGTNAISVSVQTGSSQPVKDALVSLYKQNEVKSVDFTDAGGMAYFQISTTTPDTLFVTVSKHNCAPYCGYLLVNNSAVYVGYLSHTISDPGGNNNGETNPGETIQMAVTLKNYGTSTTATGVTAKLTDSDPLVTITDSIKSFGAISPGGTATGSPYVFSVSTGAKDGRIIKFNLNVTSGQGSWNSVIWVEVKAPQFRAQRCRIVDGGNGVLEPGETSDLSIWIVNSGRLAGGNITGVLRSRNPGVSVNDSLGAFGTIPVGDSAENASDRFAVYASPQLAPGHVIDMYVLLSGDQSFRDTVYFSTTIGVVTTASPSGPDDYGYYAYDNTDAGYTETPAYSWVEVDPALGGSGTVLTLANDQTRTVALPFSFKYYGLNYSKISICSNGYAALDSTWIADMYNWHILSSLGPPLLMAAFWDDLDPNATDSSGNVCYYSDAANHRFIAEWSRIQHLHNPTSPVPAELQTFEIVLYDPAYYPTQTGDGEIIYQYKKISNDDHWHNYATCGIENYGHTSGLEYTYANVYAAGAAALINNRAIKFTTDQPDPYPGVEELGKLAGIGGKLDLQIFPNPARSNLIIKFQIPNSQFQNSPPPLPSPLEGEDKRGGDYSNISLRIYDATGRLTKQFNHLTIQPFNQIAWFGSDDAGRRLPAGVYFIELQSGENKVIEKVIITR